Proteins encoded in a region of the Prochlorococcus marinus CUG1416 genome:
- a CDS encoding homoserine O-succinyltransferase translates to MALIIPSNYHKISDVEKNHISWIEPELAKRQDIRPLRIGILNIMPLGKQYEFNLLHPLGLSPLQIEPVWIKLKTHSYKTWDLNHLNNLYKTWEEANNPEPLDGIIITGAPIEHLPFEDVKYWDEFVEIVNEARNSCASTLGLCWAGFALAYLAGVDKKVFERKLFGVFPLKSLVPGHPLMGTQDDEFICPQSRFAGLPDLEMEKAQKKGKLNLLAYGENVGYTIFESYDQKQLMHLGHPEYTVHRIISEIERDKEKGDVPPPENFDLNSSKTAWRSHRNLLFQQWLWFCYQQVSLN, encoded by the coding sequence TTGGCTTTAATAATTCCTAGCAACTATCACAAGATAAGTGATGTTGAGAAAAATCATATATCTTGGATCGAACCAGAATTGGCAAAAAGACAGGATATACGTCCACTTAGGATTGGTATTTTGAATATCATGCCTCTTGGAAAGCAGTATGAATTTAACTTATTACATCCACTTGGTTTATCTCCACTTCAAATAGAGCCAGTTTGGATAAAGTTGAAAACTCACTCTTATAAAACCTGGGATCTTAATCATCTAAATAATCTATACAAAACATGGGAAGAAGCAAATAACCCAGAACCGTTAGATGGAATCATTATTACCGGAGCACCTATTGAGCACCTACCCTTTGAGGATGTTAAGTATTGGGATGAATTTGTGGAAATTGTAAATGAAGCCAGAAATTCTTGTGCGAGTACTCTTGGGTTATGTTGGGCTGGTTTTGCTCTGGCTTATTTAGCAGGTGTTGATAAGAAAGTTTTTGAAAGGAAATTATTTGGGGTATTCCCTTTAAAAAGTCTTGTCCCTGGTCATCCTTTGATGGGAACACAAGATGATGAATTTATTTGTCCTCAAAGTAGATTTGCAGGATTGCCAGATTTGGAGATGGAGAAGGCTCAAAAAAAAGGGAAATTGAATTTATTGGCTTATGGAGAAAACGTCGGATATACAATATTTGAATCGTATGATCAAAAACAACTTATGCATTTAGGTCATCCTGAATATACGGTGCATAGAATTATTAGTGAAATTGAAAGAGACAAAGAAAAGGGAGATGTTCCTCCGCCTGAAAATTTTGATCTAAATAGTTCAAAAACCGCTTGGAGATCTCATAGGAATTTGCTTTTTCAGCAATGGCTTTGGTTTTGTTATCAACAAGTTAGTCTTAATTAA
- a CDS encoding pentapeptide repeat-containing protein — translation MRLIILTFLIIVLTLPSRSFAALDYGKQSLIGADFSGSDLKGATFYLTDLQDANLSGCELQNATLYGAKLKDTNLSNSNLREVTLDSAVLDGTDLSNTNLEDSFAYSTQFENVKIQGADFTNVFLPKDIVRKFCESASGTNPFTNRDTRETLECDYI, via the coding sequence ATGAGACTCATAATTTTAACTTTTTTAATAATTGTTTTAACCTTACCTTCTAGAAGTTTCGCTGCATTGGATTATGGTAAACAATCCTTAATAGGAGCTGATTTTTCTGGATCTGATTTAAAAGGAGCAACTTTTTATTTGACTGATTTACAAGATGCAAATTTATCAGGTTGTGAACTCCAAAATGCGACTCTTTATGGAGCAAAATTGAAAGATACGAATTTAAGCAACTCCAATTTAAGAGAAGTAACTTTAGACTCAGCTGTCTTAGATGGAACAGACTTATCAAATACTAACTTGGAGGATTCTTTCGCATATAGTACACAGTTTGAAAATGTAAAAATCCAAGGCGCAGACTTCACAAATGTTTTTTTGCCAAAAGATATTGTTAGGAAATTTTGTGAAAGTGCCTCTGGTACAAATCCATTCACAAATAGAGATACCAGAGAAACTTTAGAGTGCGATTACATTTGA
- a CDS encoding sirohydrochlorin chelatase yields the protein MDNLDSKLNNQIAILICGHGSRNKLAITEFQELTKLIQKRYPNILVEYGFLEFAKPSLVDALDNLRDHSIKKIIAIPAMLFAAGHVKNDIPSLLMNYSSKTGIEIIYGRELGINNLMISAACERVKDVFKQNNTLKPEESLLVVVGRGSSDPDANSNVSKITRMIVEGIGLGWGETVFSGVTFPLVEPGLKNVVRLGYNNIIIFPYFLFSGVLVTRIKRQSDLVSIDNPHISFIHAKYLSSQSYVVDTFVERIEEILNNEGKNFMNCSTCKYRSNLFGFEKEVGLVQESHHDHVEGLGISCDLCDPECNGACEIQSQISTHNHEQSKLVEDDYQEIEHEEVHQHDHNHPHHHHHDSIYPNSKHPLGPVTLRSPKEDQILRKSIENS from the coding sequence TTGGATAATTTAGATTCGAAGTTAAATAATCAAATAGCGATTCTTATCTGTGGACACGGGAGTAGAAATAAATTAGCCATTACTGAATTTCAAGAATTAACTAAACTCATCCAAAAAAGATATCCAAACATTCTTGTTGAATATGGTTTTTTGGAATTTGCCAAACCTTCTCTTGTTGATGCTCTAGACAATTTAAGAGATCATTCTATAAAAAAAATAATTGCAATACCCGCAATGCTTTTTGCTGCTGGCCATGTAAAAAATGATATACCTAGCTTGCTTATGAATTATTCAAGTAAAACAGGTATTGAAATAATTTATGGAAGAGAATTAGGTATTAATAATTTAATGATTAGTGCAGCTTGTGAAAGAGTAAAAGATGTATTTAAACAAAATAATACTCTCAAACCTGAAGAATCATTATTAGTTGTTGTTGGTAGAGGCTCTTCTGACCCGGATGCGAATTCTAATGTTTCAAAAATTACGAGAATGATCGTAGAGGGTATTGGTTTAGGGTGGGGGGAAACAGTTTTTTCGGGAGTAACTTTCCCTCTTGTTGAACCTGGGTTGAAAAATGTTGTGAGACTTGGTTATAACAATATAATTATTTTCCCTTATTTCCTTTTCTCAGGAGTACTTGTTACACGAATCAAAAGGCAAAGTGACTTAGTTTCGATTGATAATCCACATATTTCATTTATACATGCCAAGTATCTTTCATCACAGTCTTATGTTGTCGATACTTTTGTAGAAAGGATTGAAGAGATTCTTAATAACGAGGGTAAGAATTTTATGAATTGCTCCACGTGTAAATATAGATCAAATTTATTTGGCTTTGAAAAAGAAGTTGGATTGGTACAAGAAAGTCATCATGATCATGTAGAAGGTTTGGGTATAAGTTGCGATTTATGTGATCCTGAATGTAATGGTGCTTGTGAAATACAAAGTCAAATCTCAACACATAATCATGAACAATCAAAATTAGTAGAAGATGATTATCAGGAAATTGAACATGAGGAAGTTCATCAACATGATCACAATCATCCTCATCATCACCATCACGATAGTATTTATCCAAATTCGAAACACCCTTTGGGACCTGTCACGCTTCGCTCGCCTAAAGAAGATCAAATCTTAAGAAAATCCATTGAAAATAGCTGA
- a CDS encoding Tic20 family protein, whose translation MNQIFQRLSSVFLYTLPLKASIPFGYYLFYKYSFLKILLLLTFPIAIIEKSLPFGSLLLFIILFAGLVRNPNVPYFVRYNACQALLIDIALIIISYLLRIFPIVELGSIIFIFTLCIFIFSISQCIYGVEPEIPLISKSVRMQI comes from the coding sequence TTGAATCAGATATTCCAAAGACTCTCATCGGTATTTTTGTATACTTTGCCATTGAAGGCATCAATACCTTTTGGATATTATTTGTTCTATAAATATTCATTTTTAAAAATACTATTATTGCTAACTTTTCCAATAGCAATAATTGAAAAATCTTTGCCTTTTGGTAGTTTGTTATTATTTATAATTTTGTTTGCTGGATTAGTAAGAAATCCTAATGTTCCCTATTTCGTTAGATATAACGCATGCCAAGCTTTATTAATTGATATTGCTTTAATAATAATCTCATATCTCTTGAGAATATTTCCCATAGTTGAATTAGGCTCAATAATTTTTATTTTTACACTATGTATTTTTATTTTTTCGATTTCTCAATGTATTTATGGAGTTGAACCTGAAATTCCCTTAATTAGTAAATCTGTAAGAATGCAAATTTAA
- a CDS encoding LEM domain-containing protein, which translates to MNNRKIIKGYKTLISSSFNVGTSKDKFKDGIIYTIYSDKYNSLKFGFAENNRDLEKNLSSEGLILLDRKKGKKKELILLITTLKELGIKFSDNLYFKYSNSLMRHLSTLGWPVGRSLYKQRKIKKELICA; encoded by the coding sequence ATGAATAACAGAAAAATTATAAAAGGATACAAAACATTAATATCATCAAGTTTTAATGTAGGAACTTCTAAAGATAAATTCAAAGATGGAATAATTTATACAATTTATTCTGATAAATATAATTCACTTAAATTTGGTTTTGCCGAAAATAATAGGGACCTAGAAAAAAATTTATCAAGTGAGGGATTAATTTTATTGGATAGGAAAAAAGGTAAAAAGAAAGAGCTAATTTTGTTAATAACCACTTTAAAAGAACTTGGCATCAAATTTTCAGACAATCTTTATTTCAAATACTCAAATTCTTTAATGAGACATTTATCTACTTTAGGATGGCCTGTTGGAAGATCACTCTATAAACAAAGAAAGATTAAAAAAGAACTTATATGTGCATAA
- a CDS encoding VHS domain-containing protein — MPSNWSKIRDEWLDRTAIAKDDAKWALEALINSEEELFEIEQKIKNKEDAISQVKILKKKVKETISSKEISLDDIALNTSNSNKLQISVPSNLTYLLKVWAAAEGRDLSSVAFQCLETGIREMKSKGSIPSVAVNRYDSACQKRIALAEVNNLLEKYEIAQNETK, encoded by the coding sequence ATGCCTAGTAATTGGTCAAAAATAAGAGATGAATGGCTTGATAGAACCGCCATTGCGAAAGATGATGCTAAATGGGCTTTAGAAGCTTTAATTAATTCTGAAGAAGAATTATTTGAAATAGAACAAAAAATCAAGAATAAAGAGGACGCTATAAGCCAAGTCAAAATTCTGAAGAAAAAGGTTAAAGAAACTATTTCCTCGAAAGAAATTAGTCTCGATGATATTGCTTTAAATACTTCAAATTCAAACAAATTACAAATCTCAGTACCATCAAATCTTACTTATCTTTTAAAGGTTTGGGCCGCAGCAGAGGGTCGTGATCTATCGAGTGTTGCTTTTCAGTGCTTAGAAACTGGAATAAGGGAAATGAAAAGCAAAGGTTCAATACCTTCAGTAGCAGTCAATAGATATGACTCCGCCTGTCAAAAGAGGATTGCACTAGCAGAAGTAAACAATCTATTGGAGAAATACGAAATAGCTCAGAATGAAACCAAATAA
- a CDS encoding FAD-binding oxidoreductase: MLEIPNINSKDAKLKELIYEVDDSLFKADNYSKEKFEHLCVCSGGTTSSCAKNGFTTLDLRKNYSKIHLDRESNLVTIGGGVIMGDLLNHLQKHNRSFPIGLSKLPGAGYILTGGVSPLSRAYGLAIDNIESIKGFLGNGTFISLKKNQINPEKQLIWEAIKGAAPFLSIITEIELKTIQSNPIKVIEGFVNLNELSEIIQLSEEFPENISTQWIYSQKIYIYVFAELKNNLEDKRTKESLMLLDKFSALETNFYENFNKINFFPKELNLYELNANNHSEVISLLGEDLKNNIPSFIKCLNEIMDDKPNNSCYVASQQLGCKTKKLNHGSSFFVHRKSTWKPWIYASWGKNDLQEREVALDWIYKSWSNLKSFYPNVHLAQLHNHLNSHEDELILAFGNRMNELKTLKNIFDPQGILPPL, encoded by the coding sequence ATGCTTGAAATTCCAAATATTAACTCAAAGGACGCAAAGTTAAAGGAATTAATTTATGAAGTTGATGATTCCTTATTTAAGGCAGATAATTATTCTAAAGAAAAATTCGAGCACCTTTGCGTATGTAGTGGAGGTACAACCTCTAGCTGTGCTAAAAATGGTTTTACAACTCTTGATCTAAGAAAAAATTACAGCAAAATTCACTTAGATAGAGAAAGCAATTTAGTAACAATTGGAGGTGGAGTAATAATGGGGGATCTATTAAATCATTTACAAAAACATAATCGAAGTTTTCCTATCGGACTTTCTAAACTTCCTGGAGCAGGCTATATACTTACTGGTGGAGTAAGCCCACTTAGTAGAGCCTACGGATTAGCCATTGATAATATTGAATCAATAAAAGGTTTTTTGGGTAATGGCACATTTATCTCTTTAAAGAAAAATCAAATAAATCCTGAAAAACAATTAATTTGGGAAGCAATTAAAGGCGCAGCACCATTCTTATCAATCATTACCGAAATAGAACTTAAGACTATCCAATCTAATCCAATTAAGGTTATTGAAGGATTTGTAAATCTAAATGAACTTTCAGAAATAATACAACTATCAGAGGAATTTCCAGAAAATATTAGTACTCAATGGATTTATTCCCAAAAAATTTACATATATGTTTTTGCTGAACTCAAAAATAATTTAGAGGATAAAAGAACAAAAGAATCCTTAATGCTTCTAGACAAATTTTCTGCTCTGGAAACAAATTTTTATGAGAACTTTAACAAAATAAATTTCTTTCCAAAGGAATTGAATTTATATGAGCTGAATGCAAATAACCATTCTGAGGTAATTAGTCTTCTTGGAGAAGATTTAAAAAATAATATACCAAGTTTTATAAAATGTTTGAATGAAATAATGGACGATAAACCTAATAATTCCTGTTATGTTGCTTCTCAACAATTAGGTTGTAAAACAAAAAAGTTAAATCATGGCTCAAGCTTTTTTGTTCATAGAAAAAGCACTTGGAAACCATGGATATATGCATCATGGGGAAAAAATGATCTTCAAGAAAGGGAAGTCGCTTTGGACTGGATTTATAAATCGTGGAGTAACCTAAAAAGTTTTTATCCAAATGTTCACTTGGCCCAACTGCATAATCATTTAAATTCTCATGAGGATGAACTTATATTAGCTTTTGGAAATAGAATGAATGAATTAAAAACTTTAAAGAATATTTTTGACCCGCAAGGTATTCTGCCTCCTTTATAA
- a CDS encoding SulP family inorganic anion transporter yields the protein MSNFSRYLSKNWLDDPKSNILSGLVVAFAMIPEAIAFSGIAGVDPKVGLFGAFCLSITIAIVGGRRGMITSATGSTALLMTGLVAYGESQAPGLGVPYLIAAGILTGIFQILWGYLRLAYQMRFVPTGVLSGFVNALALLIFQAQLPQLGIGIKESKGLVEQTLNQYPVNSQIPIVWALVILGLVIIYGLPKITKVVPSQLIAIVVITLISIFFYPDVPTVSDLGKLPDGLPSISLPFGSIENGKVPFSLETLGIILPTSLAISLVGLMETFLTQDILDDVTDTSSNKNKEARGQGIANIVASLFGGMAGCALVGQSVMNTENGGKSRLSTLSSGISLLIMIILLKSWIGAIPMAALVAIMITIAISTADINGLKNIRKIPKSDTAVMLMTFAVTMLTKPHNLALGVIAGVALAAILFSRKVAKVITVSRAKENNLITYKVKGQLFFVSKIYFLQGFDIHEHPENIVIDMSLAHIWDQSGVVALEQIIRKFQNGGSKVEILGLNKESLNLFERLGGMESAH from the coding sequence ATGTCAAATTTCTCAAGATATTTATCTAAAAATTGGTTAGATGATCCAAAGTCAAATATTCTCTCTGGCTTAGTTGTTGCTTTTGCGATGATCCCAGAAGCAATTGCTTTTTCAGGTATAGCTGGTGTCGATCCTAAAGTTGGCCTTTTTGGTGCATTTTGCTTATCTATAACAATTGCGATTGTGGGAGGAAGAAGAGGGATGATCACCTCAGCGACAGGTTCAACAGCTCTTTTGATGACTGGACTTGTTGCTTATGGAGAATCACAAGCTCCTGGATTAGGAGTCCCATATCTTATTGCCGCTGGAATATTAACCGGGATTTTTCAAATACTTTGGGGATATTTAAGACTTGCCTACCAAATGCGATTCGTTCCAACAGGAGTATTAAGTGGATTTGTAAATGCATTAGCACTTTTAATATTTCAAGCACAACTACCCCAGTTAGGAATAGGTATTAAAGAATCAAAGGGATTAGTTGAACAAACTCTAAATCAATATCCAGTTAACTCCCAAATTCCAATAGTTTGGGCTCTTGTAATCCTAGGATTAGTAATTATTTATGGGCTTCCAAAAATCACAAAAGTAGTCCCATCTCAACTTATTGCGATAGTAGTAATTACTCTGATAAGCATATTCTTCTATCCAGATGTCCCAACAGTTAGCGATTTGGGCAAATTACCGGATGGATTACCAAGTATTTCTTTACCTTTTGGATCAATAGAAAATGGGAAAGTACCTTTTAGTCTTGAAACATTAGGGATAATTTTACCCACCTCACTTGCAATATCACTTGTAGGTTTAATGGAAACATTTCTAACACAAGACATTTTAGACGATGTAACTGATACAAGTTCTAATAAAAATAAAGAAGCAAGAGGACAGGGGATAGCAAATATTGTGGCATCTTTATTTGGTGGAATGGCAGGTTGTGCCTTAGTTGGGCAATCTGTAATGAATACGGAGAATGGTGGTAAATCTAGATTATCAACCCTCTCGTCAGGTATATCTCTCCTAATTATGATAATCCTCTTAAAGTCTTGGATTGGAGCCATACCAATGGCTGCTTTGGTAGCAATTATGATAACGATCGCAATAAGTACAGCAGACATAAATGGATTAAAAAATATTAGAAAGATACCTAAAAGTGATACTGCTGTCATGCTTATGACTTTCGCAGTTACTATGCTTACGAAACCTCATAATCTTGCACTTGGAGTTATTGCGGGAGTTGCATTAGCTGCAATTCTTTTCAGCAGAAAAGTCGCAAAAGTTATAACTGTCTCAAGAGCAAAAGAAAATAATTTAATTACCTACAAAGTAAAAGGACAATTATTTTTTGTAAGTAAAATTTATTTTTTACAAGGATTTGATATTCATGAACATCCAGAAAATATTGTAATTGATATGTCTTTAGCTCATATTTGGGATCAAAGTGGTGTTGTAGCTCTAGAGCAAATTATTAGAAAATTCCAGAATGGTGGTTCTAAAGTTGAAATTTTAGGATTAAATAAAGAAAGTCTTAACTTATTTGAGAGACTAGGAGGTATGGAAAGCGCTCATTAA
- the gloA gene encoding lactoylglutathione lyase translates to MRILHTMLRVGDLDKSIDFYVNRLGMNLLRKKEYPHGKFTLAFVGYGSEKENTVIELTYNWDKKSEDYELGDKYGHIAIGVKDIHLICQGLENNGCKITTKPKTMKNSTTVLAFVEDPDGYKIELIERD, encoded by the coding sequence ATGCGTATCCTACATACAATGTTGAGAGTTGGAGATTTAGATAAATCCATTGATTTCTACGTCAATAGATTAGGAATGAATTTATTAAGAAAAAAGGAGTACCCTCATGGAAAATTCACTTTGGCATTTGTTGGCTATGGCTCAGAAAAAGAAAACACAGTAATTGAATTAACTTATAACTGGGACAAAAAGTCGGAAGACTATGAGCTTGGAGATAAATATGGTCACATAGCTATTGGAGTAAAAGATATTCATCTTATTTGCCAAGGATTAGAAAATAATGGTTGTAAAATAACAACCAAACCTAAAACGATGAAAAACAGTACTACTGTCTTGGCTTTTGTTGAGGATCCTGATGGATATAAAATTGAACTTATTGAAAGAGATTAA
- a CDS encoding DUF2811 domain-containing protein, with protein sequence MDQISQSKLTDKKLGEYSSNKVSLETELSETLYNTMKDFVLSNPTWDQYKLINSALATFLVQNGCNDNSVSEIYLNQLFTPSKSF encoded by the coding sequence ATGGATCAAATCAGTCAATCAAAATTAACAGATAAGAAACTCGGCGAGTACTCTTCAAATAAAGTCTCTTTAGAAACAGAGCTTTCAGAAACTCTTTATAACACTATGAAAGATTTCGTATTAAGTAACCCAACGTGGGATCAATATAAGCTTATAAACTCAGCATTAGCTACTTTTCTTGTTCAAAACGGATGTAACGATAACTCCGTCTCAGAGATTTATTTAAATCAATTATTCACACCTTCTAAGTCATTTTAA
- a CDS encoding GMC oxidoreductase, whose amino-acid sequence MDINPYDAIVVGSGATGGIAALTLAEQGIKVLVIEAGPKIKRLEASNYEPKSTLKRLSGVLTRKHANQCQHPGYWKNNPDLYSNELKHPYDYPKKKPFLWTQGKQYGGRSLTWGGITLRLSSEDFHPAKKDGFGPNWPISYKELSPHYDFIESFCGVYGREDDIKEVPNGKYNGEIPLTENEKTFGSKVKSKLNYPFIQSRGFDCNSAVKDKKWPKSSSLGSTFKKALDTGNVQIISNHLVESFEINKLTELASKLTIVNLENGCKEVLNCDLILLCASTISTLRILLNSEYKSNSSGFKDDSGKLGKYLMDHISICRFFSVPKIKSSEKPLNNPPDLSGAGSFFIPFGANLPKIDDINFHRGYGIWGAIDRLGIPKFLQKDPNTSIGFLIAHGEVLPRERNSVSLSRKTDEWGIPIPYIDFEWSENELNMAKHMENTIRKSIEAANGEIKNFDELMNIPLGSFFTKNLIALSDSPPPPGYYIHEVGGAPMGNNEENSVVDKFNRLWRCKNVLVLDGACWPTSSWQSPTLTMMALSRRACLNIKMT is encoded by the coding sequence TTGGATATAAATCCTTATGATGCAATTGTTGTTGGTTCTGGAGCTACAGGAGGAATAGCAGCACTTACATTGGCAGAACAGGGGATAAAAGTTTTAGTAATAGAAGCTGGACCAAAAATTAAAAGGCTTGAGGCAAGCAATTATGAGCCAAAAAGTACATTAAAAAGATTGTCAGGAGTTCTAACAAGAAAACATGCCAATCAATGCCAACATCCTGGTTATTGGAAGAATAATCCTGATTTATATTCAAATGAATTAAAGCATCCTTATGACTACCCCAAAAAAAAGCCCTTCCTTTGGACTCAAGGTAAGCAATATGGGGGGAGATCACTTACTTGGGGAGGTATAACATTAAGACTTTCCTCAGAAGATTTTCATCCAGCGAAAAAAGACGGCTTCGGACCAAACTGGCCTATTTCATACAAGGAATTATCCCCTCACTATGATTTCATTGAAAGTTTCTGTGGAGTCTATGGACGAGAAGATGATATTAAGGAAGTCCCAAACGGTAAATATAATGGAGAAATACCTCTTACAGAAAACGAAAAAACTTTTGGCAGCAAAGTTAAATCAAAATTAAACTATCCATTTATCCAATCAAGAGGATTTGACTGTAATTCAGCAGTAAAAGATAAAAAATGGCCTAAGTCCTCTAGTTTAGGAAGCACTTTTAAAAAAGCTTTAGATACTGGGAATGTGCAAATAATCTCTAATCACTTAGTAGAGTCTTTTGAAATTAACAAGTTAACAGAGCTTGCATCAAAACTAACGATCGTAAACTTAGAAAATGGATGCAAAGAAGTATTAAATTGTGATTTAATTCTTCTTTGCGCATCAACAATTTCAACACTGAGAATACTACTGAACTCAGAATATAAATCAAATTCCTCTGGGTTTAAAGATGATTCTGGGAAATTAGGTAAATACCTCATGGACCATATATCTATCTGTAGATTTTTTTCAGTCCCAAAAATAAAAAGCTCAGAAAAACCATTAAATAATCCTCCCGATCTTTCTGGAGCAGGCAGCTTCTTTATTCCATTTGGTGCAAATTTACCAAAAATTGACGACATAAATTTCCATAGAGGTTATGGCATATGGGGGGCAATTGATAGATTAGGTATACCTAAATTTTTGCAAAAAGACCCAAACACATCCATAGGCTTTCTTATCGCGCATGGTGAGGTCCTTCCCAGAGAGAGAAACTCAGTTTCTCTCTCAAGAAAAACAGATGAATGGGGGATACCAATTCCCTACATTGATTTCGAATGGAGCGAGAATGAGTTAAATATGGCAAAACATATGGAAAACACAATAAGAAAATCAATAGAAGCTGCAAATGGAGAAATAAAAAATTTTGATGAACTAATGAATATCCCATTAGGGAGTTTCTTTACAAAAAATTTGATCGCTCTTTCAGATAGTCCTCCTCCTCCCGGATATTACATTCATGAAGTAGGAGGCGCACCAATGGGGAATAATGAAGAAAATAGCGTAGTGGATAAATTTAATAGATTATGGAGATGTAAGAATGTACTTGTACTAGATGGAGCATGCTGGCCAACATCATCTTGGCAGAGCCCGACACTTACAATGATGGCTTTGAGTAGAAGAGCCTGTCTAAATATTAAAATGACTTAG
- a CDS encoding O-acetylhomoserine aminocarboxypropyltransferase/cysteine synthase family protein has translation MSNQKFETLQLHAGQVPDPTTNSRAVPIYQTSSYVFDNAEHGANLFGLKEFGNIYTRLMNPTTDVFEKRMAALEGGMAALATSSGQAAQFLAIVNCMTAGDNFVSTSFLYGGTYNQFKVQFPRLGIEVKFADGDSVDSFRNKIDDKTKAIYVESMGNPRFNIPDFEGLSALAKENGIPLIVDNTLGAGGALIRPIDFGADVVVESATKWIGGHGTSIGGVIVDAGTFDWGNGKFPLMSEPSAAYHGLVHWDAFGFGSDICKSLGVPDNRNIAFALRARLECLRDWGSAQSPFNSFLLLQGLETLSLRIERQTSNALELAKWLDSNSYVSSVNYPGLESDPYYSSAKKYTTGRGMGCMLMFSLNGGYENAVKFIDSLKLASHLANVGDSKTLVIHPASTTHQQLSEEEQLSAGVTPTMVRVSVGIEHIDDIKADFEQALSQIT, from the coding sequence TTGAGCAACCAAAAGTTCGAGACTCTTCAGTTACATGCAGGCCAAGTACCTGATCCAACTACAAATTCCAGAGCAGTACCTATTTATCAAACTAGCTCTTATGTCTTTGATAATGCAGAGCATGGAGCGAATCTTTTTGGATTAAAAGAATTTGGAAATATTTATACTCGACTTATGAACCCCACCACAGATGTCTTCGAAAAAAGGATGGCAGCTTTGGAAGGAGGTATGGCAGCACTTGCAACATCCTCAGGTCAAGCTGCTCAATTCTTGGCAATCGTGAACTGTATGACAGCAGGAGACAATTTTGTCTCTACATCTTTTCTTTATGGTGGGACCTACAATCAATTTAAAGTACAATTTCCAAGATTAGGAATAGAAGTTAAATTTGCTGATGGTGATAGTGTCGATAGTTTTAGAAATAAAATTGATGATAAAACCAAAGCAATATATGTCGAATCAATGGGAAATCCTCGGTTCAACATTCCAGATTTTGAAGGTCTCTCTGCTTTGGCTAAGGAAAATGGAATTCCTTTAATAGTGGATAATACCCTTGGTGCTGGTGGTGCTTTAATAAGACCAATTGATTTTGGAGCCGATGTCGTTGTTGAAAGTGCAACGAAATGGATCGGTGGACATGGAACTAGTATCGGAGGGGTTATCGTTGATGCTGGGACCTTTGATTGGGGAAATGGTAAATTTCCTCTAATGAGTGAGCCAAGCGCTGCTTATCATGGGCTCGTTCATTGGGACGCTTTTGGTTTCGGTAGTGATATCTGCAAATCTTTGGGAGTGCCTGACAATAGAAATATAGCTTTTGCGTTAAGAGCAAGACTTGAATGCCTAAGAGACTGGGGATCAGCTCAAAGCCCTTTTAATTCTTTCTTGTTATTGCAGGGTTTGGAAACTTTAAGTTTAAGGATAGAAAGACAAACTTCTAATGCTCTTGAATTAGCAAAATGGTTAGATTCTAATTCTTATGTAAGTAGTGTTAATTATCCTGGCCTAGAATCTGATCCATATTACTCAAGTGCCAAAAAATATACTACTGGAAGGGGAATGGGTTGCATGCTTATGTTCTCTCTAAATGGAGGTTATGAAAATGCAGTGAAATTCATTGATTCCTTAAAATTAGCGAGTCACCTTGCTAATGTAGGTGATTCAAAAACTTTAGTAATTCATCCAGCTTCAACAACTCACCAGCAATTATCTGAAGAAGAACAATTATCTGCAGGAGTTACTCCAACAATGGTAAGAGTTTCTGTAGGAATTGAGCATATTGATGATATAAAAGCAGATTTCGAACAAGCACTTTCACAAATCACATAG